DNA from Musa acuminata AAA Group cultivar baxijiao chromosome BXJ1-5, Cavendish_Baxijiao_AAA, whole genome shotgun sequence:
TGATGACTAACATGGACTTCTTTTGCCACCTCAGTGATCTGGAAGGagctgcttgctttggggagttgGAGGGGGCTCTCTTTCAGGGAGTCGATGGCATGAGAGGAACTGAAGACACAAAATGTACGCCTCTTTCGCTCTTTCTTTCCTCGCTGGCCTTTTCTAGTTCTATCCACATCGAGAACAGATCATATGACTCCTCCCTTCTCAGATTGTTTTTGACCCTACTAGAGAAAGGAATAAGTTCTCTTCGAAGCACTGTTTAGTTGTTCATTTCTTTCTTGCAGCTTTTCTTGCGAGCAGACCCGCAACACTTGAGATCTTCCCATCGTGGCCAATGATACACCAGCAAACTCCCAGAGTAAGGTCTTGCTTGTTTTGACTTGGCGTAGAAGTAGGTATGAGATAAGCcaaaaggaggaggagatggttTGCTGCTCCATTCAGGTTTCATGGCACCTGCTTTATTTCCAGCAGGTTAACACACTCTCAGCGAGGAGCTTTGATCCTGGCTCAGCTCAAAACTATGGGTGTCATATGGGATCAGACTCCCCAGACAACAGCAAGGACTCCTCAGGCGAGTTGGCTGACCGCAAGCAGCAGCAAGAGATGATGATGTCAAGTACTGTTTCAAGGACAGGAGAAACACGGAATCCTCAGCCTTCATCCCAAGAAAAGGTAATAACAAATCATAAATATGGCCCATTTTACCTCCTCGATCACAAGGACTTGGCTAATTTCACATCAAGTCTCAGGCCAAGGACCTTAGTACCTCTCAATAGAACTCGATCTGCCTTCGTGATTTCCTTCTCTGTTTCTTGTGCTCCTCACAGTCTTCGAGTTCTGACGTTACCTGGTTCATGGTCTCCACCATAGCATTTGTATGTACAGGAGCAGTATTTAGCATTTCTGCTGATATCTGTCGTAATCTGACATGCACTGTTGAATTCTTCTCCTTCACACACTTTTATGGTGCTGCCAATATTGTAGAAAGGTACGTCTTTTGACTTGAAGCTCAACAGGAACTTTGTATTGCCTGTTTCAGAGAACGATGACCGGTTCAACTACAGCGAAAGATGGAAAGGTAATTGATGATaaggtactctctctctctctctctctctctctctctctctcatatgcaTGTTTATAACAGTATGAAATACGGATATAAGCCATGTTTATGAgcttaaaagaaagaaagaaagtggaATCTGTTCCATCTAATTCCTCTTCTGAACTGCTGACATGAATCTTATCAGAAAAGGAGGAACAAAGAAATTTATGATGGGATAATATCCTTGTATCATCAAGTTTTATCTAAATTCCTTAACTATAAAGTCCCAGCATGTAGGAATGCTTGTATTTTGACTGCCTTTTTTGCTTTCAGATACGAGccttttaattttatttcatttaaagGAATTTTCTTATGTGCTTGCGAATTATTTACAAGGCACTGAGACGCCTGGCTCAAAATCGAGAGGCAGCACGAAAGAGCCGACTGAGGAAAAAGGTGCACTCTTCCAATCTCCATTAAGGAACACACCCTGGTTGTTCTTTATCTCGTTTGATTCATGAACCAATCTGACGCATCCATGTAAACAGGCTTACGTGCAACAACTAGAGTCCAGTAAAGTTAGGCTTCAACAGATCGAGCATGATCTCGACAGAGCAAGATCACAGGTTTGATGCGTTCTTATGGTTGGGCTTCTATCATCTAATTATCTTGACAGTGATTCCTCCGTACTTGATCGGTGTTAGGGTCTTTTCCTGGCAGCAGCCGGCAGTACTGGAGTCATCAGTCCCGGTAATAAGCTACCTTCCTCATCCATTTCGATCTACAGCTTACTGGCTAGAGATCTCATCCTTTCTTGCTACAGGCGCTGCGTTGTTCGACATGGAGTATGCCCGATGGTTGGCTGAGAGATGCAAGCTCATGTCGGTCCTCCGAAATGCATTACAGGCTCACCCTCCTGAGGGTAATCTTGGTGTCTTGGTGGATGAGTGCATCAGGCACTACGATGAGCTCTTCCAGCTGAAAGCCACTGTTGCAAAAGCCGACGTCTTCCACCTCTTGAATGGAACGTGGAAGACCCCGGCGGAGCGCTGCTTCCTGTGGATGGGTGGGTTTAAGCCCTCTGAGCTACTCAACGTAAGTTTCCATGCATCCCATTCTCCTACACTTTATACGTGCGCTGCGATCACATCATCATGTTGATGACTTCAAGCAGATACTGATTCCGAAGCTGGATCCGTTGGAGCAACAGCGGGTGTGGATCTGCAACCTGAAGCACTCGTCGGAGCAGGCGGAGGAGGCGCTCTCCCTGGGCCTCGGGCATCTCCACCTTTCTTTGGCACAAATAATTGCCGGCAGGTCTCTCTGCGATGGCATCGGCGACGGAGAATACATGAACCTCATGGCAGCCGCACTGGGAAAGCTTGTCGACTTCGAAGAATTCGTCAGCCAGGTCTTTCCTAGTATCTTCTTATAAAGGTTGCCATAAGCAAATAGAATACTTACTATATGGTAGCTCAATTACGCTGCTAATATAAAAAGAACATGGAAAAGAATCCTCATCGGGTAATATAACATTTCTGCAAAGTTAACGAAGAATATTTCATGTTCCAGATGGCCCTTCATATGTTCTCTTACCTCCTAACCCTAAGAAAAGATACTTGGATTGCACAGCATGTATGTTCCACGCATTAAAAGATGCATCAGTTGGTGTCCAACATAGGAGTAAGAAAAGGATGAAGCTACCTAATCTACATGTCCATTAAAATGAGAATATAT
Protein-coding regions in this window:
- the LOC135674636 gene encoding transcription factor TGAL5-like isoform X2; translation: MKLLALLYVFNSEIFEESALDCHDQQLVEYILLQEFATGTGVDRQQTSTCFLTQTPPLFPSPPLALCPPTNVLSLSFCMYQYSNGSVGSLFCAICCCCFPPFNFTRTYLLYIPSLMCYTSAHQSPKKVLAQSIYVLLFDSPIYTNPPPPLSSTCPSVSSLSVVIKNGRSLLPQLFRSFNDLEGAACFGELEGALFQGVDGMRGTEDTKSFLASRPATLEIFPSWPMIHQQTPRVNTLSARSFDPGSAQNYGCHMGSDSPDNSKDSSGELADRKQQQEMMMSSTVSRTGETRNPQPSSQEKRTMTGSTTAKDGKVIDDKALRRLAQNREAARKSRLRKKAYVQQLESSKVRLQQIEHDLDRARSQGLFLAAAGSTGVISPGAALFDMEYARWLAERCKLMSVLRNALQAHPPEGNLGVLVDECIRHYDELFQLKATVAKADVFHLLNGTWKTPAERCFLWMGGFKPSELLNILIPKLDPLEQQRVWICNLKHSSEQAEEALSLGLGHLHLSLAQIIAGRSLCDGIGDGEYMNLMAAALGKLVDFEEFVSQADNLRRQTLHNLRRHLTIRLAARCFLAIGEYYTRLRALSSILTSRSPRESLIADDTVVPTTTDLQIVHRPLQHHFYNF
- the LOC135674636 gene encoding transcription factor TGAL5-like isoform X1, translating into MKLLALLYVFNSEIFEESALDCHDQQLVEYILLQEFATGTGVDRQQTSTCFLTQTPPLFPSPPLALCPPTNVLSLSFCMYQYSNGSVGSLFCAICCCCFPPFNFTRTYLLYIPSLMCYTSAHQSPKKVLAQSIYVLLFDSPIYTNPPPPLSSTCPSVSSLSVVIKNGRSLLPQLFRSFNDLEGAACFGELEGALFQGVDGMRGTEDTKSFLASRPATLEIFPSWPMIHQQTPRQVNTLSARSFDPGSAQNYGCHMGSDSPDNSKDSSGELADRKQQQEMMMSSTVSRTGETRNPQPSSQEKRTMTGSTTAKDGKVIDDKALRRLAQNREAARKSRLRKKAYVQQLESSKVRLQQIEHDLDRARSQGLFLAAAGSTGVISPGAALFDMEYARWLAERCKLMSVLRNALQAHPPEGNLGVLVDECIRHYDELFQLKATVAKADVFHLLNGTWKTPAERCFLWMGGFKPSELLNILIPKLDPLEQQRVWICNLKHSSEQAEEALSLGLGHLHLSLAQIIAGRSLCDGIGDGEYMNLMAAALGKLVDFEEFVSQADNLRRQTLHNLRRHLTIRLAARCFLAIGEYYTRLRALSSILTSRSPRESLIADDTVVPTTTDLQIVHRPLQHHFYNF
- the LOC135674636 gene encoding transcription factor TGAL5-like isoform X3; translated protein: MYQYSNGSVGSLFCAICCCCFPPFNFTRTYLLYIPSLMCYTSAHQSPKKVLAQSIYVLLFDSPIYTNPPPPLSSTCPSVSSLSVVIKNGRSLLPQLFRSFNDLEGAACFGELEGALFQGVDGMRGTEDTKSFLASRPATLEIFPSWPMIHQQTPRQVNTLSARSFDPGSAQNYGCHMGSDSPDNSKDSSGELADRKQQQEMMMSSTVSRTGETRNPQPSSQEKRTMTGSTTAKDGKVIDDKALRRLAQNREAARKSRLRKKAYVQQLESSKVRLQQIEHDLDRARSQGLFLAAAGSTGVISPGAALFDMEYARWLAERCKLMSVLRNALQAHPPEGNLGVLVDECIRHYDELFQLKATVAKADVFHLLNGTWKTPAERCFLWMGGFKPSELLNILIPKLDPLEQQRVWICNLKHSSEQAEEALSLGLGHLHLSLAQIIAGRSLCDGIGDGEYMNLMAAALGKLVDFEEFVSQADNLRRQTLHNLRRHLTIRLAARCFLAIGEYYTRLRALSSILTSRSPRESLIADDTVVPTTTDLQIVHRPLQHHFYNF
- the LOC135674636 gene encoding transcription factor TGAL5-like isoform X4, translating into MEDPSYLNSFGHSSNCLGDLEGAACFGELEGALFQGVDGMRGTEDTKSFLASRPATLEIFPSWPMIHQQTPRQVNTLSARSFDPGSAQNYGCHMGSDSPDNSKDSSGELADRKQQQEMMMSSTVSRTGETRNPQPSSQEKRTMTGSTTAKDGKVIDDKALRRLAQNREAARKSRLRKKAYVQQLESSKVRLQQIEHDLDRARSQGLFLAAAGSTGVISPGAALFDMEYARWLAERCKLMSVLRNALQAHPPEGNLGVLVDECIRHYDELFQLKATVAKADVFHLLNGTWKTPAERCFLWMGGFKPSELLNILIPKLDPLEQQRVWICNLKHSSEQAEEALSLGLGHLHLSLAQIIAGRSLCDGIGDGEYMNLMAAALGKLVDFEEFVSQADNLRRQTLHNLRRHLTIRLAARCFLAIGEYYTRLRALSSILTSRSPRESLIADDTVVPTTTDLQIVHRPLQHHFYNF
- the LOC135674636 gene encoding transcription factor LG2-like isoform X5, with amino-acid sequence MRGTEDTKSFLASRPATLEIFPSWPMIHQQTPRQVNTLSARSFDPGSAQNYGCHMGSDSPDNSKDSSGELADRKQQQEMMMSSTVSRTGETRNPQPSSQEKRTMTGSTTAKDGKVIDDKALRRLAQNREAARKSRLRKKAYVQQLESSKVRLQQIEHDLDRARSQGLFLAAAGSTGVISPGAALFDMEYARWLAERCKLMSVLRNALQAHPPEGNLGVLVDECIRHYDELFQLKATVAKADVFHLLNGTWKTPAERCFLWMGGFKPSELLNILIPKLDPLEQQRVWICNLKHSSEQAEEALSLGLGHLHLSLAQIIAGRSLCDGIGDGEYMNLMAAALGKLVDFEEFVSQADNLRRQTLHNLRRHLTIRLAARCFLAIGEYYTRLRALSSILTSRSPRESLIADDTVVPTTTDLQIVHRPLQHHFYNF
- the LOC135674636 gene encoding transcription factor LG2-like isoform X6, encoding MGSDSPDNSKDSSGELADRKQQQEMMMSSTVSRTGETRNPQPSSQEKRTMTGSTTAKDGKVIDDKALRRLAQNREAARKSRLRKKAYVQQLESSKVRLQQIEHDLDRARSQGLFLAAAGSTGVISPGAALFDMEYARWLAERCKLMSVLRNALQAHPPEGNLGVLVDECIRHYDELFQLKATVAKADVFHLLNGTWKTPAERCFLWMGGFKPSELLNILIPKLDPLEQQRVWICNLKHSSEQAEEALSLGLGHLHLSLAQIIAGRSLCDGIGDGEYMNLMAAALGKLVDFEEFVSQADNLRRQTLHNLRRHLTIRLAARCFLAIGEYYTRLRALSSILTSRSPRESLIADDTVVPTTTDLQIVHRPLQHHFYNF